One Glaciihabitans arcticus DNA window includes the following coding sequences:
- a CDS encoding DoxX family protein yields MDAPALAQLILTIALAAVFIGMGINHFRPGPAKIMAKMIPPYLRREGLLRPLNLVYFTGVCEVLGGIGLLVPQTRLAAVIALIVFLVAVFPANVYASQHKETFRSLAIPFWPRLAGQVALIAALVVTVL; encoded by the coding sequence ATGGATGCACCGGCGCTCGCCCAACTGATCCTCACCATCGCGCTCGCCGCGGTCTTCATCGGGATGGGGATCAACCACTTCCGCCCGGGTCCCGCGAAGATCATGGCGAAGATGATCCCGCCCTACCTGCGGCGTGAGGGCTTGCTCCGCCCCCTGAACCTCGTTTACTTCACGGGCGTGTGCGAGGTGCTGGGCGGCATCGGACTTCTGGTGCCGCAGACCCGGCTCGCGGCGGTCATCGCGCTGATCGTGTTCCTCGTGGCGGTATTTCCGGCAAACGTCTACGCCTCGCAGCACAAGGAGACGTTCCGCTCGCTCGCCATCCCGTTCTGGCCGCGGCTCGCAGGGCAGGTCGCGCTGATCGCGGCGCTCGTAGTGACGGTGCTTTAG
- the serA gene encoding phosphoglycerate dehydrogenase — protein MAKPIVLIAEELSPATVEALGPDFDIRNIDGTDRAVLLAELPEASAILIRSATNVDAEAIAVAKNLKVIARAGVGLDNVDIPAATNAGVMVVNAPTSNIISAAELTVGHILSLARHIPAAHASLAAGTWKRSKYTGVELYEKTVGIIGLGRIGALITARLQAFGVNVVAYDPYITSARAQQLGVTLLSLEELLAQSDFISIHMPKTPETTGMISTAQFSLMKPTAFIVNVARGGLIDEDALYAAVKSGRIAGAGLDVFVNEPPLGSPLLELDNVVLTPHLGASTDEAQEKAGVSVARSVRLALGGELVPDAVNVAGGVIDPLVRPGIPLMEKLGQVFAGLADSPVTSVDVEVRGEIAELDVSVLKLAALKGLFSNTVSESVSYVNAPLLAEQRGVTVRLLTESASEEYRNLLTISGALSDGSQISVSGTLTGTKQIEKIVEINGYDVELPIPQHLIVMVYTDRPGIVAVYGKEFGDASINIAGMQIARREAGGQALSVLTVDQPVPEGLLEKVRLAIDADLLREIDITQ, from the coding sequence GTGGCCAAGCCGATCGTGCTCATCGCAGAAGAACTCTCACCCGCGACAGTCGAGGCCCTCGGCCCAGACTTCGACATCCGCAACATCGACGGCACCGACCGTGCCGTGCTGCTCGCGGAGCTGCCGGAGGCGAGCGCGATCCTGATCCGCTCCGCGACCAACGTGGATGCAGAGGCGATCGCCGTCGCGAAGAACCTCAAGGTCATCGCGCGCGCGGGAGTGGGCCTCGACAACGTCGACATCCCGGCCGCGACCAATGCCGGAGTCATGGTCGTCAACGCGCCGACCTCCAACATCATCTCCGCGGCCGAGCTGACGGTCGGCCACATCCTGAGCCTCGCGCGTCACATTCCGGCCGCCCACGCGTCGCTCGCCGCCGGCACCTGGAAGCGCTCCAAGTACACCGGTGTCGAGCTGTACGAGAAGACGGTCGGCATCATCGGCCTCGGCCGCATCGGCGCGCTGATCACCGCACGCCTGCAGGCCTTCGGCGTGAACGTCGTCGCCTACGACCCCTACATCACGAGCGCTCGCGCGCAGCAGCTCGGCGTCACCCTGCTCAGCCTCGAGGAGCTGCTCGCGCAGTCCGACTTCATCTCGATCCATATGCCCAAGACACCCGAGACGACCGGCATGATCTCCACGGCCCAGTTCTCGCTCATGAAGCCCACGGCGTTCATCGTCAACGTGGCTCGCGGTGGACTGATCGATGAGGATGCGCTCTACGCGGCAGTCAAATCCGGCCGGATCGCGGGCGCGGGCCTCGACGTGTTCGTCAACGAACCGCCGCTGGGATCCCCCCTGCTCGAGCTCGACAACGTGGTACTCACGCCCCACCTCGGCGCCTCCACGGACGAGGCCCAGGAGAAGGCCGGCGTCTCCGTCGCCCGCTCGGTGCGCCTCGCCCTCGGCGGCGAGCTCGTGCCCGACGCCGTCAACGTCGCCGGAGGCGTCATCGACCCGCTCGTGCGCCCCGGCATCCCGCTCATGGAGAAGCTCGGCCAGGTGTTCGCCGGCCTCGCCGACAGCCCCGTCACGAGCGTCGACGTCGAGGTGCGCGGCGAGATCGCCGAACTCGACGTCAGCGTGCTCAAGCTGGCCGCGCTCAAAGGCCTGTTCTCGAACACGGTCAGCGAGTCGGTCAGCTACGTCAACGCGCCCCTGCTCGCCGAGCAGCGCGGTGTCACGGTGCGCCTGCTCACCGAGTCGGCCAGCGAGGAATACCGCAACCTGCTCACCATCTCGGGCGCCCTGAGCGACGGATCGCAGATTTCGGTGTCCGGCACGCTCACCGGCACCAAGCAGATCGAGAAGATCGTCGAGATCAACGGCTACGACGTGGAGCTGCCGATCCCACAGCACCTCATCGTCATGGTCTACACCGACCGACCCGGCATCGTCGCGGTCTATGGCAAGGAGTTCGGCGACGCGTCGATCAACATCGCCGGAATGCAGATCGCCCGCCGCGAGGCGGGTGGCCAGGCGCTCAGCGTGCTGACCGTCGACCAGCCCGTTCCCGAGGGTCTTCTCGAGAAGGTGCGCCTTGCGATCGATGCCGACCTCCTGCGCGAGATCGACATCACGCAGTAG
- a CDS encoding DUF6458 family protein translates to MSIGTGIVLLVIGAILTFATSFQVPGVNLVLIGQILMAAGAIVTVIGIILATRKRQSVTTVRSAVDPASGENVAQRSTSTTNDGPVA, encoded by the coding sequence ATGAGTATAGGAACCGGAATAGTCCTGCTGGTCATCGGCGCGATCCTAACCTTCGCCACGAGTTTCCAGGTCCCAGGCGTGAACCTCGTTCTGATCGGCCAGATCCTGATGGCCGCCGGAGCGATCGTGACAGTCATCGGCATCATCCTCGCAACGCGCAAGCGCCAGTCGGTCACGACCGTCCGCTCGGCCGTTGACCCCGCCAGCGGCGAGAACGTCGCCCAGCGCTCCACCAGCACCACCAACGACGGCCCCGTCGCCTAG
- a CDS encoding 3-isopropylmalate dehydrogenase: MPSSPRTVSLAVIPGDGIGPEVIAEALKVVRAAAPEGVTFDTTEYPFGAAHFIATGEILSDENIDSLKQHDAILLGAVGGDPRDARLTGGIIERGLLLKLRFALDHYVNLRPTALFPGIQSPLREPGLVDFVVVREGTEGPYVGNGGGIRIDTPAEVANEVSVNTAFGVERLVRFGFATAQSRPAKKLTLVHKTNVLVHAGGLWQRIVNRVALEFPDVAVDYQHVDAATIHLVTNPSRFDTIVTDNLFGDILTDLAAAISGGIGLAASGNINPDGTFPSMFEPVHGSAPDIAGQQLADPTAAILSVALLFDHLGLADAAARVRAAVSVDLAARGDSARSTAAIGDAIAGAL; the protein is encoded by the coding sequence ATGCCCAGCAGCCCCCGCACAGTCTCCCTCGCAGTCATTCCCGGCGACGGGATCGGCCCCGAGGTCATCGCCGAAGCGCTCAAGGTCGTCCGCGCAGCTGCTCCCGAGGGCGTGACCTTCGACACCACCGAGTACCCGTTCGGCGCCGCACACTTCATCGCGACGGGGGAGATCCTGTCCGATGAGAACATCGACTCGCTCAAGCAGCACGACGCGATCCTGCTCGGCGCTGTCGGTGGCGATCCTCGGGATGCCCGCCTCACGGGTGGGATCATCGAACGAGGCCTGCTGCTCAAGCTCCGTTTCGCGCTCGACCATTACGTGAACCTGCGTCCGACGGCGCTGTTCCCCGGTATCCAGTCACCGCTGCGGGAGCCCGGACTCGTGGACTTCGTCGTCGTGCGGGAAGGCACGGAGGGTCCCTACGTGGGCAACGGTGGGGGCATCCGGATCGATACGCCGGCGGAGGTCGCGAACGAGGTCTCGGTGAATACGGCGTTCGGTGTTGAGCGTCTTGTGCGCTTCGGTTTCGCAACGGCCCAGTCGCGCCCGGCGAAGAAGCTCACCCTCGTGCACAAGACGAACGTGCTCGTGCACGCGGGCGGCCTGTGGCAGCGCATCGTCAACCGCGTCGCCCTTGAGTTCCCGGATGTCGCCGTCGACTACCAGCACGTCGACGCCGCGACTATCCACCTGGTCACAAATCCGAGTAGGTTTGACACCATCGTCACGGACAACCTCTTCGGCGACATCCTCACCGATCTCGCTGCCGCAATCAGCGGCGGCATCGGACTGGCGGCCTCCGGCAACATCAACCCGGACGGAACCTTCCCGAGCATGTTCGAGCCGGTCCACGGATCCGCGCCCGACATCGCCGGCCAGCAGCTCGCCGACCCCACCGCGGCGATCCTGTCTGTTGCACTCCTGTTCGATCACCTCGGACTGGCGGATGCAGCGGCGCGGGTTCGTGCGGCGGTGTCAGTCGACCTTGCCGCCCGAGGAGACAGCGCACGCAGCACCGCCGCCATCGGCGATGCCATTGCCGGAGCCCTGTAA
- a CDS encoding branched-chain amino acid aminotransferase — protein sequence MTNLLQMAQRDLTFSVARNENPKSEEERNAILADPGFGKNFTDHMVDICWSEHGGWHRPRVQPYGPIALDPAAAVLHYAQEIFEGLKAYRHADGSVWSFRPEANAARMQRSAKRLALPELPTEYFIDSLKQLLAVDADWVPSAPETSLYLRPFMFAKEAFLGVRAAKKVNYYVIASPAGAYFTGGVAPVSIWLSTDYARAGKGGTGAAKTGGNYASSLLAQQEAAENGCAQVLFLDSAEGKYVEELGGMNVVLVYKDGTLVTPKSDSILEGITRDSILDLARDRGHKVEERRVSIDEWREGVASGDIVEMFACGTAAVVTPISQIKGAEFTIGSADAEAGPLTMSLREELTDIQYGRREDTRGWMVRLDA from the coding sequence ATGACGAACCTCCTCCAGATGGCCCAGCGCGACCTCACCTTCAGCGTGGCCCGCAACGAGAACCCGAAGAGCGAGGAGGAGCGCAACGCGATCCTCGCCGACCCCGGGTTCGGCAAGAACTTCACCGACCACATGGTCGACATCTGCTGGTCGGAGCACGGCGGCTGGCACCGCCCCCGCGTGCAGCCCTACGGCCCGATCGCGCTCGACCCGGCCGCTGCCGTGCTGCACTACGCGCAGGAGATCTTCGAGGGTCTGAAGGCCTACCGTCACGCCGACGGCTCGGTCTGGTCGTTCCGCCCCGAGGCGAACGCCGCGCGTATGCAGCGCTCCGCGAAGCGCCTCGCGCTGCCCGAGCTTCCGACCGAGTACTTCATCGACTCGCTCAAGCAGCTTCTCGCGGTGGATGCCGACTGGGTGCCGTCCGCACCCGAGACGAGCCTCTACCTACGACCCTTTATGTTCGCGAAGGAGGCGTTCCTCGGGGTGCGCGCCGCGAAGAAGGTCAACTACTACGTGATCGCCAGCCCGGCGGGCGCCTACTTCACCGGTGGTGTTGCCCCCGTGTCGATCTGGCTGTCGACCGACTACGCGCGTGCGGGCAAGGGCGGAACGGGTGCCGCGAAGACGGGCGGCAACTACGCGTCCTCGCTGCTCGCCCAGCAGGAGGCAGCCGAGAACGGCTGCGCCCAGGTGCTGTTCCTCGACTCGGCCGAGGGCAAGTACGTGGAGGAGCTCGGCGGCATGAACGTGGTGCTCGTCTACAAGGACGGCACACTCGTCACCCCGAAGTCCGATTCGATCCTCGAGGGCATCACGCGTGACTCGATCCTCGATCTCGCCCGCGACAGGGGGCACAAGGTCGAGGAGCGACGAGTGAGCATCGACGAGTGGCGCGAGGGTGTGGCATCCGGCGACATCGTCGAGATGTTCGCCTGCGGCACCGCAGCGGTGGTCACGCCGATCAGCCAGATCAAGGGTGCCGAGTTCACGATCGGATCGGCGGATGCCGAGGCCGGACCGCTCACCATGTCGCTGCGCGAGGAGCTGACCGATATCCAGTACGGGCGTCGCGAAGACACCCGCGGCTGGATGGTTCGGCTAGACGCATGA
- a CDS encoding fumarylacetoacetate hydrolase family protein: protein MKVARFSQQGGDPRFGIVDGDDLVVLAGDPMFAGFQPLEERVPIADVKLLAPVIPRSKVVCVGLNYSAHAADMGDQGHKAPLIFLKPNTAVVGPGDAIQLPVGVGKIVHEGELVVVIGKIAKQVKAADYADYVFGYTIGNDVSARDLMATDGQWARAKGFDTFAPIGPYIETELDAQNVEITTFVDGEPRRKGNTSEMIHSIPEIIEFVSDVWTLLPGDIIMTGTPAGLGGFLDGQTVEITIEGIGTLSNPARDRA, encoded by the coding sequence ATGAAGGTAGCGCGTTTTTCCCAGCAGGGCGGCGACCCCCGCTTCGGCATCGTCGACGGCGACGACCTCGTGGTGCTCGCCGGCGACCCGATGTTCGCGGGCTTTCAACCGCTCGAGGAGCGTGTTCCGATCGCGGACGTCAAGCTGTTGGCGCCCGTCATCCCGCGCTCGAAGGTGGTCTGCGTCGGCCTCAACTATTCGGCGCACGCCGCCGACATGGGCGACCAGGGACACAAGGCCCCGCTGATCTTCCTCAAGCCGAACACCGCGGTGGTCGGCCCCGGTGACGCGATCCAGCTTCCGGTCGGCGTTGGCAAGATCGTGCACGAGGGCGAGCTGGTCGTAGTGATCGGCAAGATCGCGAAGCAGGTGAAGGCCGCGGACTACGCGGACTACGTCTTCGGCTACACGATCGGCAACGACGTCTCGGCGCGCGACCTGATGGCGACCGACGGGCAGTGGGCGCGGGCCAAGGGCTTCGACACGTTCGCCCCGATCGGCCCGTACATCGAGACGGAGCTCGACGCGCAGAACGTCGAGATCACGACCTTCGTCGACGGTGAACCGCGCCGCAAGGGCAACACGAGCGAGATGATCCACAGCATCCCCGAGATCATCGAGTTCGTCTCCGACGTCTGGACGCTCCTGCCCGGCGACATCATCATGACCGGTACGCCCGCGGGTCTCGGCGGCTTCCTCGACGGTCAGACCGTCGAGATCACGATCGAGGGCATCGGCACGCTCAGCAATCCCGCGCGCGACCGCGCATAG
- a CDS encoding MFS transporter, protein MSALDARARVRAVHRRTLLALVACQILGGLGFGATVSMGSLLFAELSGTPALSGMASTMSTLGAALAAIPLARLAQRSGRRLSLSTGAALAAVGATLTVLAAAVPSLPLLFVGIAFIGMGNAANLQARFAATDLAAPEHRGRDLSVVVWSTTIGAVVGPNLLEPGEALGFALGLPHLTGPFVLTLLTQLVAVVVYLTVLRPDPLLLANELSLTATKTTAESDGKPRRFYIFAVVAVSCSHAVMVAIMAMTPVHLTEHGASLTLVGITISLHVAGMFALSPVFGILADRLGKVQTVLIGQGLLALGVLATALGSDSHLWVTVGLALVGLGWSAATIAGSALVTESTPSALRTRNQGRNDLVMSLAGATGGALAGPVLAASGYPGLSIAGGVLVAVVVVASLVLRSRRDLA, encoded by the coding sequence ATGTCGGCACTGGATGCCCGCGCCCGGGTTCGGGCCGTGCACCGTCGAACCCTGCTCGCGCTGGTCGCGTGCCAGATCCTGGGCGGACTGGGGTTCGGTGCGACGGTGTCGATGGGATCCTTGCTCTTCGCCGAGCTGTCGGGCACACCTGCGCTCTCGGGCATGGCCTCGACCATGAGCACGCTGGGTGCAGCGCTGGCCGCGATCCCGCTGGCCCGCCTCGCGCAGCGTTCGGGACGCCGCCTCTCGCTCAGCACGGGCGCGGCCCTGGCTGCGGTCGGGGCGACTCTCACGGTGCTCGCGGCGGCGGTCCCCTCGCTTCCCCTGTTGTTCGTGGGCATCGCGTTCATCGGCATGGGTAACGCCGCCAACCTGCAGGCGCGTTTTGCGGCGACGGACCTCGCGGCTCCCGAGCACCGCGGCCGCGACCTCTCCGTCGTGGTCTGGTCGACGACGATCGGCGCCGTGGTGGGTCCGAACCTGCTCGAGCCGGGGGAGGCGCTCGGCTTCGCCCTCGGCCTTCCGCACCTCACCGGTCCGTTTGTGCTCACGCTGCTCACCCAGTTGGTCGCCGTGGTCGTGTACCTCACGGTGCTGCGCCCCGACCCGCTACTGCTCGCGAACGAGCTGAGCCTCACCGCGACGAAGACGACGGCCGAGTCGGACGGCAAGCCGCGCCGGTTCTACATCTTCGCGGTGGTCGCCGTCTCGTGCAGTCACGCGGTCATGGTGGCGATCATGGCGATGACGCCCGTGCACCTCACCGAGCACGGGGCGTCGCTCACCCTCGTCGGCATCACGATCAGCCTGCATGTCGCCGGCATGTTCGCTCTCTCCCCGGTCTTCGGAATCCTCGCCGACCGCCTGGGCAAGGTGCAGACCGTGCTCATCGGCCAGGGGCTGCTCGCCCTCGGTGTGCTGGCCACCGCGCTCGGCTCCGACTCGCACCTGTGGGTGACGGTGGGGCTCGCGCTCGTGGGGCTCGGATGGAGCGCGGCGACCATCGCGGGATCCGCGCTCGTGACCGAGTCCACTCCCTCCGCACTGCGCACGCGCAACCAGGGCCGCAACGATCTCGTGATGAGTCTTGCGGGCGCGACCGGTGGAGCGCTCGCGGGCCCGGTGCTCGCGGCATCCGGATACCCGGGTCTCTCGATCGCGGGCGGCGTGCTCGTCGCCGTGGTGGTCGTGGCGAGCCTGGTGCTGCGCTCTCGCCGCGACCTCGCATGA
- a CDS encoding YeiH family protein gives MTRAAWLPGLAVALAAAGAGYIVHLVVPVVPWLTVALVLGVITGCVPRARVALDGALRPGLAVASRRPLRVGIVLLGLKLSLEAIAALGWVAILGIVVLVLLSFGLTWLVAKAFRLGGDQPLLLAAGFSICGVSAVGAMAAARGSSEKDTGPPIALVTLLGTAAIVVLPALAPLLGLDAVDFGRWTGASVHDVGQVVATAQVAGAAALAAAVVIKLTRVLMLAPIVAVAALTAPARQDGTKRPPIVPLFIVGFIAMVLVRSVLPVPEAVLAIADLLQSVLLAAALFAIGASLRLETLARSGARTVGAGVVSWLLILGLALALVHLS, from the coding sequence ATGACCCGCGCCGCCTGGCTTCCCGGCCTCGCGGTCGCGCTTGCCGCAGCGGGCGCGGGCTACATCGTTCATCTCGTCGTCCCCGTCGTGCCGTGGCTCACCGTGGCTCTTGTCCTCGGTGTGATCACGGGATGCGTTCCGCGCGCGCGAGTCGCCCTCGACGGTGCGCTCAGGCCGGGGCTTGCCGTGGCATCCCGGCGCCCGCTGCGGGTGGGTATCGTGCTGCTCGGGCTGAAGCTCAGCCTTGAGGCGATCGCCGCCCTCGGCTGGGTCGCGATTCTCGGCATCGTGGTGCTCGTGCTGCTCTCGTTCGGCCTGACCTGGCTCGTCGCCAAAGCGTTCCGGCTGGGCGGCGACCAGCCGCTGCTGCTCGCGGCGGGCTTCAGCATCTGCGGGGTCTCCGCGGTGGGCGCGATGGCGGCGGCGCGTGGATCCTCGGAGAAGGACACCGGGCCGCCCATCGCCCTCGTCACGCTGCTCGGAACCGCGGCGATCGTTGTGCTGCCGGCCCTCGCACCGCTGCTCGGGCTGGACGCGGTCGACTTCGGCCGCTGGACGGGCGCGAGTGTGCACGACGTCGGGCAGGTCGTCGCGACGGCGCAGGTCGCGGGCGCGGCCGCGCTCGCCGCGGCTGTCGTCATCAAGCTGACCCGCGTGCTGATGCTCGCCCCGATCGTTGCCGTAGCCGCCCTCACGGCACCGGCGCGGCAAGACGGCACGAAGCGACCGCCGATCGTGCCGCTGTTCATCGTGGGCTTCATCGCGATGGTGCTCGTGCGCAGCGTCCTGCCAGTGCCGGAAGCCGTGTTGGCGATCGCCGACCTGCTGCAGTCGGTGCTGCTCGCTGCCGCGCTGTTCGCGATCGGTGCATCGCTGCGCCTCGAGACCCTCGCCCGAAGCGGTGCCCGCACGGTGGGTGCGGGCGTGGTCTCGTGGCTGCTCATCCTCGGCCTCGCGCTCGCCCTCGTGCACCTCAGCTGA
- the gltX gene encoding glutamate--tRNA ligase produces MSTPTFSTATGADVRVRFCPSPTGTPHVGLIRTALFNWAYARHTGGKLVFRIEDTDAARDSEESYEQLLDALRWLNIDWDEGVDVGGPHGPYRQSQRTDIYLGVIEQLKASGHLYESFATGEEIEARNVANGRDPKQGYDNFERELTAEQVAAYKADGREPALRLRVPDTDLSFDDLVRGEITFPAGSFTDFVVVRPNGAPLYTFVNPVDDALMGVTHVLRGEDLLSSTPRQIALYTALIEVGVANVIPRFGHLPYVMGEGNKKLSKRDPEANLFHHRDRGFIPEGLINYLALLGWSLTHDRDVFSIDEMVAAFDVVDVNPNPARFDQKKAESLNGDHIRLLPVEEFTARLVPYLSDSGFEAGNAQHEHLLAGIAPYVQERMQLLGEAGGLLAFLFTSDDALEFDADALPGNGAVDVLDASIAALEQLAEWGHDEIEATLRAALIDGLGLKPRNAFGPLRTGISGKRISPPLFESMELLGKESSLARLARLRAVL; encoded by the coding sequence ATGTCTACTCCTACCTTCAGCACCGCGACCGGCGCCGACGTGCGCGTGCGCTTCTGCCCCTCGCCGACCGGAACCCCGCACGTCGGGCTCATCCGCACCGCCCTGTTCAACTGGGCCTACGCGCGTCACACGGGTGGCAAGCTCGTGTTCCGCATAGAGGACACCGACGCCGCACGCGACAGCGAGGAGAGCTACGAGCAGCTGCTCGACGCGCTCCGCTGGCTGAACATCGACTGGGACGAGGGCGTGGACGTCGGCGGCCCGCACGGCCCGTACCGCCAGTCGCAGCGCACCGACATCTACCTCGGCGTCATCGAGCAGCTCAAGGCCTCGGGCCACCTGTACGAGAGCTTCGCGACCGGCGAAGAGATCGAGGCCCGTAACGTGGCCAACGGTCGCGATCCCAAGCAGGGCTACGACAACTTCGAGCGCGAGCTGACCGCCGAGCAGGTTGCCGCCTACAAGGCCGACGGCCGCGAGCCCGCCCTGCGCCTGCGCGTGCCGGATACCGACCTCAGCTTCGACGACCTCGTGCGCGGCGAGATCACCTTCCCCGCGGGATCGTTCACCGACTTCGTCGTCGTTCGCCCCAACGGCGCCCCGCTGTACACCTTCGTGAACCCGGTCGACGACGCGCTCATGGGTGTCACCCACGTGCTCCGCGGCGAGGACCTGCTCTCGTCGACGCCGCGACAGATCGCGCTGTACACGGCACTCATCGAGGTCGGGGTGGCGAACGTCATCCCGCGCTTCGGACATCTGCCGTACGTGATGGGGGAGGGCAACAAGAAGCTCTCGAAGCGTGACCCCGAGGCGAACCTGTTCCACCACCGCGACCGCGGGTTCATCCCCGAGGGTCTCATCAACTACCTCGCCCTGCTCGGCTGGTCGCTCACGCACGACCGCGACGTGTTCTCGATCGACGAGATGGTCGCCGCGTTCGACGTGGTCGACGTCAACCCGAATCCCGCGCGCTTCGACCAGAAGAAGGCCGAGTCGCTGAACGGCGACCACATCCGACTGCTGCCGGTCGAGGAGTTCACGGCCCGCCTGGTGCCGTACCTGAGTGACTCGGGCTTCGAGGCGGGCAACGCCCAGCACGAGCACCTGCTGGCAGGCATCGCGCCCTACGTGCAGGAGCGCATGCAGCTGCTCGGTGAGGCGGGCGGCCTGCTGGCCTTCCTGTTCACGTCGGATGACGCTCTCGAGTTTGACGCCGACGCCCTCCCCGGTAATGGAGCAGTCGACGTGCTCGACGCCTCGATCGCAGCGCTCGAGCAGCTCGCGGAGTGGGGGCACGACGAGATCGAGGCAACCCTGCGCGCCGCGCTCATCGACGGGCTCGGCCTCAAGCCCCGCAACGCGTTCGGCCCGCTGCGCACCGGCATCTCCGGAAAGCGCATCAGCCCGCCGCTGTTCGAGTCGATGGAGCTGCTGGGCAAGGAGTCGTCGCTCGCGCGACTCGCGAGACTGCGCGCCGTGCTGTGA
- a CDS encoding NAD(P)/FAD-dependent oxidoreductase produces the protein MTEQFDVVVIGAGPAGLSAALNLVRARRKVLVLDSNRPRNAATFASHGFVTRDGISPLELRRLGREELEAYEGATFAKAVVSAIEPGFVVTAGASYQASAVVIATGLTEKFPALPSLRTFYGTSIHSCVECDAYEYADAPIALIGETDDLAERALLISQWSRDLIVFTNAVGRITADEETRLAERGVSVDRRAVADVAGDRDGLSGIVLADGDVIPRSAAFVRPMYSTNLGYAASLGLATTAEGWLEIDDSGRTSVPGVYAAGDSTAPGPQQLIVAAGAGARVASAVNRDLLA, from the coding sequence GTGACCGAGCAGTTCGACGTCGTCGTCATCGGCGCCGGCCCCGCGGGGCTGAGCGCCGCGCTCAACCTCGTGCGCGCCCGCCGGAAGGTGCTTGTGCTCGACAGCAACCGTCCGCGCAATGCGGCGACGTTCGCCTCGCACGGCTTTGTCACGCGGGACGGCATCTCGCCGCTCGAGCTGCGCCGCCTCGGCCGCGAGGAGCTCGAGGCCTACGAGGGTGCCACCTTCGCGAAGGCCGTGGTGAGCGCCATCGAGCCCGGCTTCGTGGTGACCGCCGGGGCCTCGTACCAAGCCAGCGCCGTGGTCATCGCGACGGGTCTCACCGAGAAGTTCCCCGCCCTGCCGAGCCTGCGCACGTTCTACGGCACCAGCATCCACAGCTGCGTGGAATGCGACGCCTACGAGTACGCCGACGCCCCCATAGCCCTCATCGGCGAGACGGACGACCTGGCCGAGCGCGCGCTGCTGATCTCCCAGTGGAGCCGCGACCTCATCGTCTTCACCAACGCTGTGGGTCGGATAACCGCCGACGAGGAGACCCGGCTCGCTGAACGGGGCGTGAGCGTCGATCGACGTGCAGTGGCCGATGTCGCGGGAGACCGGGACGGCCTCAGCGGGATCGTGTTGGCCGACGGGGACGTCATCCCTCGCAGCGCGGCATTCGTGCGGCCGATGTACTCGACCAACCTGGGTTACGCGGCATCCCTCGGGCTCGCGACGACGGCCGAGGGCTGGCTCGAGATCGACGACTCCGGACGCACGAGTGTGCCCGGCGTGTACGCCGCGGGCGACTCGACCGCGCCCGGACCGCAGCAGCTCATCGTCGCGGCCGGTGCCGGCGCGCGCGTGGCGTCCGCGGTCAATCGCGACCTGCTCGCGTGA